In Platichthys flesus chromosome 6, fPlaFle2.1, whole genome shotgun sequence, the genomic stretch AAAGGTTTGATAATTCCGTTtgctttctattttttttgtaCAGGGATGGCAAGAACAAATCTAAATCCTACTCCTATTTGGTATTTCCCTTAGCCATCATTCCAGTAGTAAAAGCAAACAACAGTTTCATTGACATTACAGTGGTCACACAGAAACGGTGCAAAAGTTTTGCTGTTAgataaaacagaataaagaaaTTGCCACGGGAACTGTAATCAGAATGGATGGTGCCCGACACAAAGTCCCCTCGGTGGCTCCACTTTCAACACTCACGTTTCACAATCAACTGAAAAATAGAATCatcaaataatttatattttcaagaGCAAATACTTCGCTGTGCGATTCTGTGCTGGACTCCGTATGACACACGTTTAAAGCGCACattcaacacatacacaaataaatcaatatgcaACTGCAACTCGCCTTGATAGTTTCAGACGacagaaaatataaactttGGGTTTGGTAGAGGGGCCCGGGAGCCGGTCGGCAGTTCGTTCAGTGTCCGGGCGCATGCGGTCAGTGCACAGCCACAGACTGCAGTGTGGACGGGCTCGTCAGAGTCTCGCTCGGTGTCGCGGGGCTGCTTTGGCTCGTCGCGGTCTGTGGAGACGTCGGGCTCAGAGACTGCGGAGAGTTTGATAGAAACGCGGGGATGTGTGGCGGTAGCACCGAGAAGCCGGCCATGCTGGTCGGGGTGGGCTTGATTGGCACCGGGATGGCCGGTAACGACTGTCCCCCGTGACACAGGGACTTGATGGGCATGCCGTAGGCTGTGTAGTCGCCGCCCGCCATGGAGATCGGGGCCGACGTGTCAATCATGCTGGTGTTGTACATGTGGGGCCAGGCTGTCGTCAGCTGGTTGTGCAGCGGGTACCCGGCGGACATGGACTGCATGGTGGAGAACGCCAGGCTCCCCGGGACCTTGTACTCTCTGGCGATGATGTTCTCGATGGCGAACGGGTGTTTAAAAGTTGACGTCTGGGACACTCCGAGGTTGTAGGATGACATCTGGGGCAGGTGTGTGCCAGTGGCTGCCAGGGCGCTGAGCCTCAGCTTGGCTTGCTGCTGGAGGTAATGGGCAGCCTCCGACTGCTTACTGGGGGCCAGGTGATCG encodes the following:
- the foxb1a gene encoding forkhead box protein B1a is translated as MPRPGRNTYSDQKPPYSYISLTAMAIQSCPEKMLPLSEIYKFIMDRFPYYRENTQRWQNSLRHNLSFNDCFIKIPRRPDQPGKGSFWALHPSCGDMFENGSFLRRRKRFKLLGVSDHLAPSKQSEAAHYLQQQAKLRLSALAATGTHLPQMSSYNLGVSQTSTFKHPFAIENIIAREYKVPGSLAFSTMQSMSAGYPLHNQLTTAWPHMYNTSMIDTSAPISMAGGDYTAYGMPIKSLCHGGQSLPAIPVPIKPTPTSMAGFSVLPPHIPAFLSNSPQSLSPTSPQTATSQSSPATPSETLTSPSTLQSVAVH